In Candidatus Thermoplasmatota archaeon, one DNA window encodes the following:
- a CDS encoding MBL fold metallo-hydrolase, translating into MKIIPVASDSLGVRSMATYIETKDCKIFIDPSAALGPNRYGLPPAQKELEALYKTKKKIAEIAKECDIIVISHYHFDHYDPDEDFYKNKKVFAKDISNNINKSQKERGTDFKKIVENKCDLIYCDNSEHKIGSTKIIFSQPFFHGPEKVALGYVLMTTIYDGKKRITHSSDVQGPVTKDAKDYIIEQKPDLLIMDGPPTIFLGWKFSKKNLEDASNNLVEIIEKTGCDVILDHHLLRDLKYKEVFPKPYEKGGMRVKTFAEYLGKENNTLEAHRKELWGK; encoded by the coding sequence ATGAAAATTATACCGGTTGCATCAGACTCACTTGGCGTAAGATCAATGGCAACATACATTGAAACAAAAGATTGCAAGATTTTCATAGACCCATCAGCAGCACTTGGACCTAATAGATATGGCCTCCCACCAGCTCAAAAAGAACTAGAAGCACTATATAAAACAAAAAAGAAAATCGCAGAAATAGCAAAAGAATGTGATATCATAGTAATATCCCATTATCATTTTGATCATTACGACCCAGATGAAGATTTTTACAAAAACAAAAAAGTTTTTGCCAAAGATATATCAAACAATATCAATAAATCCCAGAAGGAAAGAGGAACTGATTTCAAAAAAATAGTTGAAAACAAATGTGATTTAATATACTGTGACAACTCAGAACATAAAATTGGCAGCACAAAAATTATTTTTTCTCAGCCTTTTTTCCATGGACCTGAAAAAGTGGCACTAGGTTATGTGTTGATGACAACAATCTATGATGGCAAAAAAAGAATAACACATTCATCCGATGTTCAAGGACCTGTAACAAAAGACGCAAAGGATTACATAATTGAACAGAAACCTGATCTACTCATCATGGATGGTCCACCAACTATTTTTCTAGGCTGGAAGTTTAGTAAAAAAAACCTTGAGGATGCATCAAACAATCTTGTAGAGATAATAGAAAAAACTGGATGCGATGTTATCCTAGATCATCATCTATTAAGAGATCTGAAATATAAAGAGGTTTTTCCTAAACCATATGAAAAAGGTGGCATGAGGGTAAAAACTTTCGCAGAATATTTAGGTAAAGAAAACAATACCCTTGAGGCACATAGGAAAGAGCTATGGGGTAAATAA
- a CDS encoding macro domain-containing protein encodes MSGDITQVRCDAIVNPANSYGYMGGGVAGTIKRVGGIQIEREAVSKAPIKVGEAVATTAGNLPCKYVIHAPTMKQPATKIGLENVKLATQAALDLAVKLNIKSIAIPGMGTGVGGVPADNAAKAIVSITKKFENKFEKIVLIDRNDEMVESFKKIL; translated from the coding sequence ATGAGTGGAGACATCACCCAGGTTCGTTGTGATGCTATTGTTAATCCTGCTAATTCTTATGGCTACATGGGCGGGGGTGTTGCAGGTACAATAAAACGCGTTGGTGGTATACAGATCGAGAGAGAAGCTGTTTCTAAAGCACCGATAAAAGTTGGTGAAGCAGTTGCAACAACAGCAGGTAACCTACCATGTAAATACGTTATACATGCACCAACGATGAAACAACCAGCTACGAAAATTGGTTTAGAAAACGTAAAACTTGCAACACAAGCAGCCTTAGATCTTGCTGTGAAACTAAACATCAAAAGTATTGCTATACCTGGTATGGGTACTGGTGTTGGTGGTGTGCCAGCAGATAATGCTGCTAAGGCTATAGTAAGTATCACAAAAAAATTTGAGAATAAGTTTGAAAAAATAGTTTTAATAGATAGAAACGATGAGATGGTAGAATCATTTAAAAAAATTCTATGA